The sequence below is a genomic window from Lolium perenne isolate Kyuss_39 chromosome 7, Kyuss_2.0, whole genome shotgun sequence.
CGTACCAATATAAGTACTACCCTAATAATATTTTTTCATGGAAGTTCTTTTTATTTGGTTATTATTAAATTCAAAGTTTATTTATGAGATGGTAAAATATGTTGCCCTTTTACCGGTACAATTGGAAAAATAATTCACCATTTTCCATATTTCTTCTAGCATATTAGAAAAAATATCATCATCGGATTAACTTACACTACTATTTTTCTCATAAATTTTCTATGAATTCATCAATGTACAAATAATTATTACATCTGTTTCGAAATATAAGCCTTATTCGAAAGCTAATATATCTTTTAAAAATGCATACATTTACAACGTATTGGTAATGGTAGCAAAGTACTTCATAAAGAAATATTTCTTTATGCCCCGGGGAAGGCACCGGACTTCACGGCCGATGATTGTTTAGGAAAAGAAGATTCACCGAAAAAGAACTTTCCGGATCTAAACTTGCAAGTCAAACACTAATAACCAAGATAAAAGAAAGGGTCTAATTATTTCTTAGTCGACTATGAACTAGCTTTATTCTCACTTAGATAAAGTCATCTAATCTTGATTAATCCAAATCATGATGTAAATTAAATGGCGTAAAACTTGGTTAAGCACGAAGCTAATTGGTCGATCGGTGCGACCAGCCTAGGTGAAACTTAACAAAGGAGAGAAGACAATCGAGAAGATGCTTCATGCTTCATGCTTGTCGTCGTGGATAAATGAACGAGAAGTAGGATCGATGCTAAAGTGATCACCATGCATTGACGTAAAATTGAACTAGTGTTTACAATACAAATTTTGAGACTATGGAGATTACACGGCAAATCGCGAGGCATGGATCAATCATCTAGACGGATAGGCATGTAGTCGTGGATGCTGCATGAAGCGGCCGGAATCCACGTGCCCGCACTAGCCGCCTGATGCCGCGGCATATCTTGCCCAGGAAGAAGCCGCCGCCGAGCAGTTTGGCCCTAGAGTTGTTGTGGCCGTTGCATGCTCCCACCTGGTAATGTAGCAGCCAATCCTTGCAATCGACGTCCATGGCGAAGTTGTCGAGATTGTGGGCGAGCACGCGGTCGCCATGCCTGAAGAGCAGCTCCACCTTGAGACTCTTGGCGTAGATGGTGGGATCGCTGGGGCAGGCCTCCGCGGCCGCCCTGGCGACGGCTCGCGTGCGGTCGGCACCTCCGTTCCAGACCTCGAAGTTGATGAACATGCACCAGAAGTTGACGCCGCTGTCGTCCTCGCCGGCGTATATGCGGCAGCCCCACTCGTGGAACAGGCCCCTGGCGGCGTCGATGTTGCCTGCGCGAAGCTCCATGGCGATCCACGCTTTGTAGATGGAGGCGTAGTCGGCGACCTTGCTGCATCCCAGGGCGCTGCGCAGGAGGAGGCGCGCCTCCTTCATGTCGCCGTCGGTCCGCGCCTGCTCGCACCAACGCAGAGCGTAGCCAGGGTCGGCGCAGGCGGAGTCCAGCATGTTGTGTGCACGGCGCCGGCGATCGATCGAGGTGGCGCCCGCTCCCTTCGTCGCCATGCCGATGACGATCGGTTCAAGCAGAGCTAGGGCGAAGGGCGTAGCAAAGGCAAAAAGGAAGCACACGAGAAAGGGGCGGGTCCTGCTTGCTACGGGATCGATCGAATTGCGGCCGCTGTATATATTTGTGGAGGATCCCTGCATGCCCCGTACTCGTGCAGGTAGTATCGGACTCGGACCCGGAAAGGCTGAAACCAAACGGAGACGAACGAGTTTCGTATTCCTGCTGGCTGAATCTAACACTTGAACAGGAAGTCTACATAACCCCCACAACTATTAACTTTGGGACACAACACCCCCTCAAGTTTAAACTGGTACACTTAAACCCCTCAACTATTCAATACCGGGTAATTGACCCCCGTGCTAGTTGTTACCAGTATTGGAGAGCGGTATAATGGTTTTTGTCCAGCGAGGTGTCGAACGGCTCGTGCAGGAGGCGCTGGACTGTTTCATGATCGGACGCACCACCCTCGGCATATATAGTACATGCTCTCAACATTCTGCAAAGCCTACTTCGTCGCCGTCTCCGAGATGGAAGCACGACGACCTCATGGCCAGAGCACAGAGGGGTCATGGGACAACGGCGCTTATGCCAAGCTCATCCGTATGCAGGAGCGTGCGCACGAGGCGGTGCTCGTCGGTGCCAGGACGAGCAGCGCGAGGGTCACCGGATGGGCATGGGAATGGAGAAGCTCGCGTTCAGCAAGCCTAGCCTGATCGGTCCTTCATTGGTTCAGCTCACCGTGGTTACGAGCTAGCTTGATCCTAGTCGTATACATGCAGGTACTCTACTTGACCAACCACATATACGGTAATTCCAGTCGCGCGTCTAGGGCGTCCACGACACCTTGTCGGAATCGGACGTCCGCGAGCCTAGCGGGATAAGATGCTCGCCGCCGTGCTCCGCAGCTAGATGGCCCGGCTCGACATGAAGGCCATTGCCAGCGCGCAAATCTCTGTCAGGCTCGCGCTCGACGCCGAGAAAACGTGCGTTCTGCCATCGGCGATCGGATCTCCGTCATCGTGCAGAACTCGGCGCTCATGGTCGTGGTGTGCACGGCCGGGTTCGTCCTGCAGTGGCGCCTCGCGCTCGTGCTCTACGGCATTAAGGGATTTTTCGGAGACTTGGACGGCCTCACGCAAGGACGAATCATATAGCTGGTGAGATCTGTAGTATGTTGCGCGGCTCCGACTTCTCCAAGACCAGACTGCAGGCAGATGGAGATCTAGCCAGACAACACGTGGACGCCTCGCTGGACAAAACCACCCTCCATGCTATCCATACCGCTCTCCAATACTGCTAACAACGAGCTGAGGGGGTTAATTGCCTGGTATTGCATAGTTGAGGGGGTTAAGTGTGCCACTTTAAACTTGAGGGGGTGGTGCGTCCCAAACCACATAGTTACGGGGGTTATATGGACTTCTTTCCTTGAACAGAGTCGGCGTCGATTCTTGTACCAATCCTAGGACCTAATTGGAGTAGCGACGTCCCAAGTGTTTCATTATGGACAACCACGGGCAGAGTACGTAGCATAAGGCGAATTTTTTTTATATAATACACTTTTTAATATTAATTCCAGAAATAATATTCGTTTTCAGctaatttcagaaataatacaccgtccGGGTGGGCGAACCCGAATTTACAAAATCGGGTTTGAGGAGCCCGAGACGAGGCGAATCTGCCGTGTCAGGCCAATTTCGGGGTGCTCCTCCCCGAAGCGTGGGTGTCGGCCACCGAAGGCCCGTGTCGGACTGTCCCCTGGACAGGAGCAGATGCTGTCGGGGCGGAGAATCCCGAGGCCGTAACTTCGGGCACGCTGAGCCCGAGTCGGGCAGGACGACCCCGAATCGAGGCGATATTAAATGCGTCGCGCGCGCTGCTGCCTCGCCCGAGCGCTctgcccttcttcttcctccttcagccTCAGTTCATCTGCTTTCTCTCTCTCGTTTGCTCTTTGGCCAGCAGCGTTTTCTCTCATTGCTGAGCAATTTGTCCAGCCATTTGCTGTAGTTTGACCACCAAAAGCTGTAGAATCATCTGATCTATACATGGGTTAGATTTTGAAGCattttggtggaggtgttgttggtggtggtggtggtggtggtggtggaggagctggtggtggtggtggtggtggtggaggagctgctggtggtggtggaggagctgCTGCTGGTGGACGAGCTGAGCTGCTGACGGAGGTGTTTGGCACGCttcaagggtaaaccctaatTCCTGATATTAGATCGTGTAATGATGCATGTTGCGTTCGTTAGCTTCGCAGATTAGTTACTGAAATATGTACCGGTAGAAAGTATTTATTTTAGAGTGTAGGTGCTAGATTTTTTTGACGAGTCTGTAATTTGTATAGGTGAGCAGATATGTCAGATAGAGTAAAATTCGTTGTTTACTTCGGTCATGGCACGGTCCGAACAACTCCGATGGGAGCTGATCTGAGCGAGTTTCAGTGTGAGGATTTGCATCTGACAAACCCAAAAACATGGCGAGTTAGTCAGTTGAAGGAGTGGTTGACCGTGAATTTCGGGCTTAATCCCGAAGCATACACTGTTGGTGTGCATGCTTTGTGGAGCAGCTCCAGTGCCCGCATTTTCCGGCGGTTGAAGCCGATTGAGCGGACCTCTCAGTGGGTGCACTGGTTGGAAGCGTGCGAGCGCAGGGGAACTCACCCCATCGCCTTAATGCTTCCCGAGGCGAAGGTGGTGAATTTCCAAGAAGGCGAGGGTGCGTTCCATCCAGGCCAGAGCAGTCAAAGTTCGATGTTTGGCGGCAGCGATTTCCAATCCGGCAGAGTAGCCATGCAGCAGGTGGTCATGACGATACTGTTGAGCTTGAAAGcgtggacgaagaagaagaacagatgcagaacatgatggacgaggaagacgaggatggaGTGGACAATGAGGTTGACTCAGATGAATCCGGTGGATCCGATACTTCAGATGATAACGAAGAGGCGGATCCGATCCCCTCTTCTTGGAACCATGATTTGTCGGAGGCAATGATAGTCGATGATCGGCACGATTCTGCCTGGGAGTACAGCATGAACACCATCTCAGTTGGTGCTAGATATGCTGACAAGAGACATCTGCAGGAAGCAATCACTCAGTGGGCAATGAACACGCAAAGGGTATTCAGAACCACCGTTTCAAGTCAGAAATTCTTGACAGTGGTCCGCAGCGATGCTAGATGTCCATCAAGGGTGCATGGGTACTGTCCGAAGTATGACACAACATGGGTGGTGAGCGACTTCGTGCCGCACACATGTGTCCTTAAGAGTATGTTGAAGGATCACCGAAACCTTACATCCACTCTTATTGCTCGCCTGTTCTACAAGGAGATTGTAGAGAATACAGCAATGGGGGTTAAAGCCATCCAGAGAAGAGTTCACCTTCAATATAAGTATGTAATTGAATATGGCAAGGCATGGAGGGCTAAACAGACGGCACTGGAGAACAGATTCGGGACCTTCTATGATGCTTATGACGGTGTCGTCCGTCTCCTGCACACATTGAAGGACCGGAATCCGGGCACCCATGTGGACATACAAGACTTTGTGATACCAGAGTTCCCTAATGTCAGGGTTCTGCACAGGGTGTTTTTCGCATTCAAAGCATATGCATCGAGGCTTTCATGCACCGTCATCCGGTGATGTGTGTAGATGGAACTTTTCTAATCGGGAGGTACAAGGGACAGATTCTAACAGCAATTGGAGTGGATGGCAACAATCGATGTGTGCCTCTCGCATTTGCATTTGTTGAGAGCGAGAACACTGctagctggttatggttcttCAGGCAGTTAAAAAAATCGATAGTGAAAGATCGCGAAAATGTGTGCGTGCTACATGACAGGCATGCAGGTATACTTGCGGCTATCAAGACTCTGGTAGAAGCCGGACCTGATGAAGAGACGCCATGGCAGGATATGCAGAGTAGGTGGTGCATGCGCCACCTGGGGGCCAATTTCTTCTCGCAGTTTAGGAGCAAGGGTCTTATGAATCTGTTCAAGAAGTTGTGCAAGCAGAATCAAGAATGCAAGTACACTTTTCTCCGCGGCAAGCTGGATGAGTTCACTAAGGACCATGTGCGGCACAGGTTAGCCGCCCGAGCTGCATTAGTAGCAGCTCATGCAGCAGCTGTGGCACAGGGTACACAGGTTCCAGTAGGCCCCGAGCCAGATCCTATTGGGCTATGTGACCTGCCTGGATTTGACCCACCCAATACTAGAAGGAGGCCTGGACGACGGATTAAAAATTTTGcagagtggatagagcacgaGCCATTAGAAAGGTGGTCTTTGCTGCATGACACACATGGAGCTAGGTATGGTGTGATGACTACCAACCTAGCTGAGTCATACAACTTCGTGCTTAGGGGAAATAGGGCATTGCCGCTGACAGCCCTTGTGGAGGGTATTTTATATGGCACTATGAATTATTTCAAAGAGAGACGGGAGTTGGCTTTGAACCATATGCTTGAAAATCCAAACACTCCTTACTGTAAGGCCATTATGGAATATATGGATGTGAAGATGGAGAAGGGTATGTCACacactgttctggccatcggtaaTCAGGAAAGGAGGTTTGAGGTGCGCTTACCAACCGACAAGTTTGGTTGTGTGAATGCGGTGAGAACACATGAGGTCAGAATTGGAAATGAAGAATGGCCATCGTGTGAGTGCACATGCAACAAACCGAAGTTGCTTCACCTTCCATGCTCCCATGTGCTGGCAGCTACCAGACAACTAGGGCTGGACTCAATCTCTTTCGTCTCGCCATATTACGCGAAAGAGGCTGTGCTGCACACCTGGACCGGCGAGATGGTCGGATACAGAGTTGTGGGAAATTTTACTACGGTGATACCAAATGAAAGACGGTACATCCCTGACCCAAGATCATTGCGGACGAACAGAGGTCGACGGGAGACAAGGCGCATtagaaatgatatggatgaagcaGAAGCGGGTGGTCCAACTAGGCAATGTTTTCTGTGCAACCAATTTGGACACAGGGACCCCCTATGTCCCACTTTCTACCCAGCAGCTGCAGCGGCGGCGGCTAACCGTGGGCGAGGCAACCGAGGAAGGCGTGGGAGGGGAAGAAATAGAGGGAGATAGTAATATTTGTAATACTTATGAAGTATGCTTtaatttgtaatatttatgaactatgctttaatttgtaatatttatgaactatgctacaatttgtaatatttatgaactatgctataatttgtaatatttgtgaactatgttataatttgtaatatttatgaacTATGCAGCAATTTGTGATATCTTTATGCAGATATGGCGGCTCGATCGTTGCTCGATCCACTTATTGATCAGAAACATCGTGCATCGCACTTGGAGGCTGACCCGCAGAGCATGGAGCCACTGCAGACCCGTACTCCAAAGAAGAACTGGATGATACACCCTCAATGGGAAGACAGGTACTTGTTCAATTGTTTTGTCTCAAATTTATAAGAACTACATTGGACCTGCTTTAGCTTGTGTattatttgttttgcaggttgaaGTGGGCAGGACTACTACCTTTCGCTCGATTAGTGGAGGCCCGAGATCACATTTCGCGCCTGAACTACGATGCTGCTTTGATCACCTGCTTAGTGGATCGATGGAGGCCCGAGACCCACACGTTCCACTTTCGCTGGGGTGAGATGGCGCCTACTCTACAGGACGTGTCTATGTTGCTGGGCCTTCCGTTGGCAGGTGAGCCCATAGGCCCATTGGAGGAAACCGTGGGCTGGATGCACAGCATGGATGCACGTTTCCAGGGTGTTCGTGCAGACGTTGGGCCTATGACTTTTGAGGCTCACGGGCCTCGCCAGGCATGGCTACACGAGTTCCAGGTCCGTAACAGTTTCGTCTTTTTTATCACAACTTATTTACCTCATAATATGTAAGTTCTAACATTGAAATATACCTTGACAGATCGAGCAGTTCGGATTCCCAGATGTACCGATGACTGCGGTTCAGATCACTCGCAGCTTGGAGGCGTACCTCATGTGGC
It includes:
- the LOC139833853 gene encoding uncharacterized protein, translating into MCVDGTFLIGRYKGQILTAIGVDGNNRCVPLAFAFVESENTASWLWFFRQLKKSIVKDRENVCVLHDRHAGILAAIKTLVEAGPDEETPWQDMQSRWCMRHLGANFFSQFRSKGLMNLFKKLCKQNQECKYTFLRGKLDEFTKDHVRHRLAARAALVAAHAAAVAQGTQVPVGPEPDPIGLCDLPGFDPPNTRRRPGRRIKNFAEWIEHEPLERWSLLHDTHGARYGVMTTNLAESYNFVLRGNRALPLTALVEGILYGTMNYFKERRELALNHMLENPNTPYCKAIMEYMDVKMEKGMSHTVLAIGNQERRFEVRLPTDKFGCVNAVRTHELPDN